From Vidua macroura isolate BioBank_ID:100142 chromosome 5, ASM2450914v1, whole genome shotgun sequence, the proteins below share one genomic window:
- the LOC128808023 gene encoding histone H3 codes for MARTKQTARKSTGGKAPRKQLATKAARKSAPATGGVKKPHRYRPGTVALREIRRYQKSTELLIRKLPFQRLVREIAQDFKTDLRFQSSAVMALQEASEAYLVGLFEDTNLCAIHAKRVTIMPKDIQLARRIRGERA; via the coding sequence ATGGCGCGCACGAAGCAGACGGCGCGGAAGTCGACGGGCGGCAAGGCGCCCCGCAAGCAGCTGGCCACCAAGGCTGCCCGCAAGAGCGCGCCGGCCACGGGCGGCGTCAAGAAGCCGCACCGCTACCGGCCCGGCACGGTGGCGCTGCGCGAGATCCGGCGCTACCAGAAGTCCACGGAGCTGCTGATCCGCAAGCTGCCCTTCCAGCGCCTGGTGCGCGAGATCGCGCAGGACTTCAAGACCGACCTGCGCTTCCAGAGCTCGGCCGTCATGGCGCTGCAGGAGGCCAGCGAGGCCTACCTGGTGGGGCTCTTCGAGGACACCAACCTGTGTGCCATCCACGCCAAGCGCGTCACCATCATGCCCAAGGACATCCAGCTGGCCCGCCGCATCCGCGGCGAGCGCGCCTGA
- the LOC128808013 gene encoding histone H4, giving the protein MSGRGKGGKGLGKGGAKRHRKVLRDNIQGITKPAIRRLARRGGVKRISGLIYEETRGVLKVFLENVIRDAVTYTEHAKRKTVTAMDVVYALKRQGRTLYGFGG; this is encoded by the coding sequence ATGTCTGGCCGGGGCAAGGGCGGCAAGGGGCTCGGCAAGGGCGGCGCCAAGCGCCACCGCAAGGTGCTGCGCGACAACATCCAGGGCATCACCAAGCCGGCCATCCGCCGCCTGGCTCGGCGCGGCGGCGTCAAGCGCATCTCGGGGCTGATCTACGAGGAGACGCGCGGCGTGCTCAAGGTCTTCCTGGAGAACGTGATCCGCGACGCCGTCACCTACACGGAGCACGCCAAGAGGAAGACGGTCACGGCCATGGACGTGGTCTACGCCCTCAAGCGCCAGGGTCGCACTCTCTACGGCTTCGGCGGCTAA
- the LOC128807992 gene encoding histone H2A.J gives MIVSVVVCVRLCPIQSSSMSGRGKQGGKVRAKAKSRSSRAGLQFPVGRVHRLLRKGNYAERVGAGAPVYMAAVLEYLTAEILELAGNAARDNKKTRIIPRHLQLAIRNDEELNKLLGKVTIAQGGVLPNIQAVLLPKKTESHKAKSK, from the coding sequence ATGATTGTCTCGGTTGTCGTCTGTGTCCGCCTGTGTCCCATCCAGTCTTCCAGCATGTCCGGCCGCGGGAAACAGGGAGGCAAGGTTCGAGCCAAGGCCAAGTCGCGCTCGTCGCGGGCCGGGCTGCAGTTCCCTGTCGGCCGTGTCCATCGGCTTCTCCGAAAAGGTAACTACGCGGAGCGGGTGGGTGCCGGAGCTCCCGTCTACATGGCGGCCGTGCTGGAGTACCTGACGGCCGAGATCCTGGAGCTGGCGGGCAACGCGGCCCGCGACAACAAGAAGACGCGCATCATCCCCCGCCACCTGCAGCTCGCCATCCGCAACGACGAGGAGCTCAACAAGCTGCTGGGCAAGGTGACCATCGCGCAGGGCGGCGTGCTGCCCAACATCCAGGCCGTGCTGCTGCCCAAGAAGACTGAGAGCCATAAAgctaaaagcaaataa
- the LOC128808024 gene encoding histone H2B 1/2/3/4/6, translating to MPEPAKSAPAPKKGSKKAVTKTQKKGDKKRKKSRKESYSIYVYKVLKQVHPDTGISSKAMGIMNSFVNDIFERIAGEASRLAHYNKRSTITSREIQTAVRLLLPGELAKHAVSEGTKAVTKYTSSK from the coding sequence ATGCCCGAGCCGGCCAAGTCCGCCCCCGCGCCCAAGAAGGGCTCCAAGAAGGCGGTGACCAAGACGCAGAAGAAGGGCGACAAGAAGCGCAAGAAGAGCCGCAAGGAGAGCTACTCCATCTACGTGTACAAGGTGCTGAAGCAGGTGCACCCCGACACGGGCATCTCGTCCAAGGCCATGGGCATCATGAACTCCTTCGTCAACGACATCTTCGAGCGCATCGCGGGCGAGGCGTCGCGCCTGGCGCACTACAACAAGCGCTCCACCATCACGTCGCGGGAGATCCAGACGGCCGTGCGCCTGCTGCTGCCCGGCGAGCTGGCCAAGCACGCCGTGTCCGAGGGCACCAAGGCTGTCACCAAGTACACCAGCTCCAAGTAG
- the LOC128807982 gene encoding histone H1.10, whose amino-acid sequence MSETAPAAAPAVAAPAAKAAAKKPKKAASGSKARKPAGPSVTELITKAVSASKERKGLSLAALKKALAAGGYDVEKNNSRIKLGLKSLVSKGTLVQTKGTGASGSFRLSKKPGEVKEKAPKKRTAAAKPKKPAAKKPASAAKKPKKAAAVKKSPKKAKKPAAAAAKKAAKSPKKATKAAKPKKAAAAAKSPAKAKAVKPKAAKPKAAKPKAAKAKKAAPKK is encoded by the coding sequence ATGTCGGAGaccgctcccgccgccgctcccgctgTCGCGGCCCCCGCCGCCAAGGCGGCCGCCAAGAAGCCGAAGAAGGCGGCGAGCGGCTCCAAAGCCCGCAAGCCCGCGGGGCCCAGCGTCACCGAGCTGATCACCAAGGCCGTGTCCGCCTCCAAGGAGCGCAAGGGGCTCTCCCTCGCCGCGCTCAAGAAGGCGCTGGCCGCCGGCGGCTACGATGTGGAGAAGAACAACAGCCGCATCAAGCTGGGGCTCAAGAGCCTCGTCAGCAAGGGCACCCTGGTGCAGACCAAGGGCACCGGCGCCTCCGGCTCCTTCCGTCTCAGCAAGAAACCCGgggaagtgaaagaaaaagccCCGAAGAAGAGAACTGCTGCAGCCAAGCCCAAGAAGCCGGCGGCGAAGAAACCCGCCAGCGCCGCCAAAAAGCCGAAGAAGGCGGCAGCGGTGAAGAAGAGCCCCAAAAAAGCCAAGAAGCCGGCGGCCGCCGCAGCCAAGAAGGCAGCGAAGAGCCCCAAGAAGGCAACAAAAGCCGCCAAGCCCAAAAAAGCGGCGGCAGCAGCGAAGAGCCCGGCTAAGGCGAAAGCGGTGAAGCCCAAAGCAGCTAAGCCTAAGGCGGCCAAGCCGAAAGCAGCCAAGGCAAAGAAGGCAGCACCGAAGAAATGA